In the genome of Mycosarcoma maydis chromosome 21, whole genome shotgun sequence, one region contains:
- a CDS encoding uncharacterized protein (related to zinc finger protein) — protein MAKKKRKTLQLEAWCWYCDREFEDEKVLLQHQKSKHYRCPQCPRRLNTAGGLAVHLTQVHKADPEKIENTLPGRDSFEIEIYGMAGIPEKDLAEWKARRAAQRADGNVPTQNKRPRIEKLVLSKEQLRIQLEAHKALMSGKAPIPGMMPGMLSGFGAPGPYSVPPPTLPPVYGAPPPNFARPPPRQPPPGYRAAPSPTGGVSANVPPPNEQAALSGDGLETHKVRAADLF, from the exons atggcaaagaagaagagaaaGACGCTTCAGCTCGAGGCGTGGTGCTGGTACTGCGA TCGCGAGTTCGAAGACGAGAAAG TTCTACTGCAGCATCAAAAATCCAAGCACTACAGATGTCCACAATGTCCGCGAAGGCTGAACACAGCAGGGGGTCTTGCAGTGCATCTTACGCAAGTACACAAAGCGGATCCAGAAAA GATCGAGAACACGTTACCTGGGCGAGATTCTTTCGAGATCGAAATCTATGGCATGGCAGGTATCCCGGAAAAGGATCTAGCAGAATGGAAGGCACGCCGAGCCGCTCAAAGGGCTGACGGAAACGTACCGACGCAGAACAAACGCCCGCGAATCGAGAAGCTTGTGCTGTCCAAAGAGCAACTGCGAATCCAGCTGGAGGCACACAAGGCCCTCATGAGCGGCAAGGCGCCAATACCCGGTATGATGCCAGGCATGTTGAGCGGGTTTGGTGCACCTGGACCGTACTCGGTGCCTCCACCAACGCTACCACCGGTCTACGGAGCTCCACCACCGAACTTTGCAAGGCCACCTCCAAGGCAACCGCCGCCCGGTTACAGAGcagcgccatcgccaacagGCGGAGTTTCGGCGAACGTGCCCCCGCCCAACGAGCAGGCAGCTTTGAGTGGAGATGGGCTAGAGACTCACAAGGTCAGAGCTGCAGATCTCTTTTGA